Proteins from one Bacillota bacterium genomic window:
- a CDS encoding glycosyltransferase family 4 protein — translation MTRAPRVAIVSTYPPRQCGLAVFSQHLFNSLRELGGAREVDGQRLQVVAMDPGQYHRDYAPEVRLQIRVHRWTDYREAAEFLNLSPVDVVSLQHEYGIFGGEDGNLVIHLLKGMKKPVVTTLHTVLEQPTPGQRVTLKTICALSTAVVVQAGRAVDMLADVFDVPREKIVMFPHGAPDVPFLDPAFYKKCCGAEGRRVLLTFGLMSPNKGIEYAIEAVARLAEEFPDLLYIVLGATHPEVKKRHGESYRLSLELLVKERGLQNNVVFHNRFVSEEQLLEFLVSADIYLTPYLGKEQIVSGTLAYAVACGKAIVSTPYWYAGEILAEGRGVLVPFRDPAAMADGLRPLLSDHLLRDRMRSKAYTFGRRMTWPVVAGSYMEAFVDAFRAYGPQAAEARRWARATYQPTLPEVNLGHLRTLTDDVGLLQHACYSTPHRFHGYSTDDNSRALLVTGMNWQLMADESIWPLLRTYTAFVNHAVDPETGKVRNFMSYDRRWLEEAGSDDCHGRTLWALGHCVNHMPVEPLFRLAARLFNRVRSPAAAMRSPRASAYVVLGCIEYLRHFAGDTEVRTLAMSQASWLAHLLRENSTGDWTWFEDAVTYDNGRLPQALIVAGSHLKDDGLLRDGLRALDWLINLQTDPEDGHISLVGTDGWCRRGQERARFDQQPVEIPALMDACYEALRASGEKRWLASMENCFSWFLGRNDVHSALCDLSTGGCFDGIHHMGVNQNQGGESALSWLMSLHRMHLVHNEQTLKATPGKDDEVAATTR, via the coding sequence ATGACCAGAGCTCCCAGGGTGGCCATCGTGTCCACGTATCCTCCACGCCAGTGCGGTCTGGCCGTCTTCTCCCAGCACCTGTTCAACAGCCTTAGGGAGCTCGGGGGGGCCCGTGAGGTGGACGGCCAGCGCCTGCAGGTGGTAGCCATGGATCCCGGGCAGTACCACCGGGACTACGCTCCGGAGGTCCGCCTCCAGATCAGGGTACACCGTTGGACCGACTACCGCGAGGCCGCCGAGTTCCTGAACCTGTCTCCCGTGGATGTGGTTTCCCTCCAGCATGAGTATGGCATCTTCGGAGGGGAGGACGGAAACCTTGTCATCCACCTTCTGAAGGGCATGAAGAAGCCGGTGGTGACCACCCTCCACACGGTGTTAGAGCAGCCCACCCCGGGCCAGCGGGTCACGCTGAAAACCATCTGCGCCCTCTCCACTGCGGTGGTGGTGCAGGCCGGGAGGGCGGTCGACATGCTGGCAGACGTGTTCGATGTGCCCAGGGAGAAGATCGTCATGTTCCCCCACGGTGCCCCGGACGTACCCTTTCTGGATCCTGCCTTTTACAAGAAGTGCTGTGGAGCCGAAGGCCGCCGTGTCCTGCTCACCTTCGGGCTGATGAGTCCTAACAAGGGGATCGAGTACGCCATAGAGGCCGTGGCCCGCCTGGCTGAGGAGTTCCCCGACCTGCTCTACATCGTGCTGGGAGCCACTCACCCTGAGGTCAAAAAGCGCCACGGCGAGAGCTACCGCCTCTCCCTTGAGCTGCTGGTGAAGGAGAGGGGCCTCCAGAACAACGTGGTGTTCCATAATCGCTTTGTATCCGAAGAACAGCTCCTGGAGTTCCTGGTCTCCGCGGACATCTACCTCACCCCTTACCTGGGCAAGGAGCAGATCGTTTCGGGTACCCTGGCCTATGCGGTGGCCTGCGGTAAAGCGATTGTCTCCACCCCCTACTGGTACGCGGGGGAAATCCTGGCGGAGGGCCGGGGAGTCCTGGTCCCGTTCCGGGACCCCGCCGCCATGGCGGATGGCCTGAGGCCGCTCCTCTCAGACCATCTTCTGAGGGACAGGATGCGCAGCAAAGCCTACACCTTCGGCCGCAGAATGACCTGGCCGGTGGTGGCTGGATCATACATGGAGGCGTTCGTGGACGCCTTCCGGGCATACGGCCCTCAGGCGGCCGAGGCCCGTCGGTGGGCAAGAGCGACGTATCAGCCTACCCTTCCCGAAGTGAACCTGGGACACCTCAGGACCCTTACCGACGATGTGGGCCTCTTGCAGCACGCCTGCTACTCAACGCCCCATCGGTTCCATGGCTACTCCACGGATGACAACTCCCGGGCTCTCCTGGTGACCGGCATGAACTGGCAACTCATGGCCGATGAGAGTATCTGGCCGCTCCTCCGTACCTACACGGCCTTTGTGAACCACGCGGTGGATCCCGAGACGGGCAAGGTCAGGAACTTCATGTCGTATGACCGCAGGTGGCTGGAGGAGGCAGGTTCCGACGATTGCCACGGGCGGACCCTCTGGGCTCTGGGCCACTGCGTGAACCACATGCCCGTCGAGCCGCTGTTCAGGCTGGCGGCCAGGCTCTTCAACCGGGTTCGATCACCCGCGGCGGCCATGAGGTCACCCCGGGCCTCTGCCTACGTTGTATTGGGCTGCATCGAGTACCTCCGGCACTTTGCCGGCGACACCGAGGTCAGGACGCTGGCGATGAGCCAGGCCTCGTGGCTGGCCCACCTCCTGAGGGAGAACTCCACCGGGGACTGGACCTGGTTCGAGGACGCAGTGACATACGATAACGGGCGTCTTCCGCAAGCGTTGATCGTGGCGGGCTCACACCTGAAGGACGATGGCTTGCTAAGGGACGGGCTCAGGGCGCTGGACTGGCTTATCAACCTTCAGACAGACCCGGAGGACGGTCACATCTCGCTGGTGGGAACGGACGGATGGTGCCGCAGGGGACAGGAGCGCGCCCGGTTCGACCAGCAACCCGTTGAGATACCCGCCCTGATGGATGCGTGCTACGAAGCCCTCAGGGCGAGCGGGGAGAAGCGCTGGCTGGCTTCTATGGAGAACTGTTTCTCGTGGTTTCTGGGAAGGAACGACGTCCACAGTGCCCTGTGCGATCTCAGCACGGGCGGTTGCTTCGACGGCATCCACCACATGGGCGTCAACCAGAACCAGGGAGGGGAATCTGCCCTCTCGTGGCTGATGTCTCTTCACCGGATGCACCTTGTCCACAACGAGCAGACGCTGAAGGCCACGCCCGGTAAGGACGATGAGGTTGCGGCTACCACTCGCTGA
- a CDS encoding DUF2283 domain-containing protein, with protein sequence MAAAAEVVSLAKVLARAATRLVRGNEALVARYDREADVLYVSVGAQEEAGDAELTDEDIVLRRRAGKLVGFSQSFRAGAGEVVSSRPQGAGGDCL encoded by the coding sequence GTGGCCGCTGCAGCAGAAGTGGTTTCGCTGGCCAAGGTCTTGGCCCGTGCAGCCACGCGTTTGGTGCGGGGAAATGAGGCTTTGGTGGCGAGGTACGACCGGGAGGCCGACGTGCTTTATGTGAGCGTCGGTGCGCAGGAGGAAGCCGGCGATGCGGAATTGACCGACGAAGACATTGTGCTCAGGCGGCGGGCGGGGAAGCTGGTCGGGTTTTCCCAGTCGTTTCGGGCTGGAGCCGGAGAAGTAGTCTCCTCCCGCCCCCAAGGGGCGGGAGGAGACTGCCTGTGA
- a CDS encoding copper amine oxidase N-terminal domain-containing protein, whose amino-acid sequence MPTQAMEIRFTIGERRYFVNSGERLMDASPFVKEDRTYVPVRYLAEPMGALVEWEGTLQRVTLTFPGKRVELFIGRPVVVVNGEEKPIPVAPLLKEGRTYLPARFVAEAFGYKVDWEPRTHTVVISRADWANPYSLWVFDQPPLEYLKEVGATGTAWSVFFWGRNPEDEAYVRQLHGAGYRVLSNLPSDQGPQWLSEEGWKGLDPALIEAGACRRNDGSIVYFDLGSDRIRSAYMDHNSPAWQNYLETMVREHIEGGADGILIDGLQGPAVSVFYGGNFSRDTMAGFRDHLARKFSPDVLMAKFGIGDINDFDYGRYLAAKGIKSAYDDPNPELLQEYLRFMYASRISYLQRLVGQAKEQAGPNLMIAGNAYQFGPSYQPILPLLDLVVSELPMGTLPEGKQAGLYLLAKSIIGPKPMVGFPDIYTLATLSPQDYGLWRHWLAEALSCGGTFMVPHNAFTMGGGSFTLPAGEIAPYTRFLRAHPEVYTAEAKSLARVAVLYDLGSTLFDWNAWQSYLDLTKAMQEQHVPYDVLFLGDGELAAGGVSGEDLQRYSAVVVPPLHKCLAAGESLPAYASSGGKILRVQPGTIGQVGLLLRQMGVNPGLETDARPSLGVFPYVTPWGGVVHLVNYAYDYARHDFQPQTNITLKVMVPAGADVSGMTLKLMTPDGKDGPTETVLPWKLEGGTIAFTVPEVRCYAVVALGR is encoded by the coding sequence GTGCCGACGCAGGCAATGGAAATCAGGTTCACCATCGGGGAGAGGCGGTATTTCGTTAACAGTGGAGAGCGGCTCATGGATGCCTCGCCGTTCGTCAAAGAAGACCGGACCTATGTGCCGGTTAGATATCTGGCTGAGCCTATGGGTGCTCTGGTGGAATGGGAGGGTACCCTGCAGCGTGTCACTCTTACGTTTCCTGGCAAGAGGGTGGAGCTTTTCATAGGCAGGCCCGTCGTGGTGGTGAATGGCGAAGAAAAGCCCATCCCGGTGGCCCCCCTGCTGAAGGAGGGCCGAACCTACCTGCCGGCAAGGTTTGTGGCCGAGGCGTTCGGGTACAAGGTGGATTGGGAACCCCGTACGCACACCGTTGTCATCTCAAGGGCGGACTGGGCCAACCCATACAGCCTCTGGGTTTTCGATCAACCACCGCTCGAGTACCTGAAGGAGGTGGGCGCCACTGGTACGGCCTGGTCGGTGTTCTTTTGGGGCCGCAATCCTGAAGATGAAGCTTACGTCCGGCAGCTCCATGGGGCTGGTTACCGCGTGCTCTCCAACCTCCCCAGTGACCAAGGCCCACAGTGGCTCAGCGAGGAAGGCTGGAAGGGACTTGACCCAGCGCTCATCGAGGCGGGAGCCTGCCGGAGAAACGATGGTTCTATCGTCTATTTCGACCTCGGCAGCGACAGAATAAGGTCTGCCTACATGGATCATAACAGCCCCGCCTGGCAAAACTACCTCGAGACCATGGTCAGGGAGCACATCGAGGGCGGCGCCGATGGCATCCTGATCGACGGGCTGCAGGGGCCGGCGGTAAGCGTTTTCTACGGGGGCAATTTCTCCCGGGATACCATGGCCGGTTTCAGAGATCATCTGGCCCGGAAATTCTCTCCGGACGTCCTCATGGCCAAATTCGGCATTGGCGACATCAACGACTTCGATTACGGGCGTTACCTAGCTGCCAAAGGGATCAAGTCCGCCTATGACGACCCCAACCCCGAGCTTCTCCAGGAGTATCTCCGTTTCATGTACGCCAGCCGCATCTCGTATCTCCAAAGACTGGTGGGGCAGGCCAAAGAGCAGGCAGGACCCAACCTGATGATCGCGGGCAACGCCTACCAGTTCGGCCCGAGCTACCAACCCATCCTGCCCCTCCTCGACCTCGTCGTCTCCGAGCTGCCCATGGGGACTTTACCGGAGGGAAAGCAGGCCGGCTTGTATCTTCTGGCCAAGTCCATCATCGGTCCCAAGCCTATGGTCGGGTTCCCGGATATTTACACCCTGGCAACCCTCTCCCCTCAAGACTACGGCCTGTGGCGTCACTGGCTGGCGGAAGCCCTCTCCTGCGGGGGGACCTTTATGGTGCCTCACAACGCCTTCACCATGGGCGGGGGCAGTTTCACCTTGCCGGCCGGAGAAATCGCCCCGTACACGCGTTTCTTGCGGGCGCACCCGGAGGTGTACACGGCGGAGGCCAAGAGTTTGGCCAGGGTGGCCGTGCTCTACGATCTGGGCTCGACCCTGTTTGACTGGAATGCCTGGCAAAGCTACCTGGACTTGACAAAGGCGATGCAGGAGCAGCACGTCCCTTACGATGTGTTATTCCTCGGCGATGGTGAGTTGGCTGCTGGGGGGGTGTCGGGGGAGGATCTGCAGCGGTATTCGGCCGTGGTGGTTCCTCCACTGCACAAGTGCCTTGCTGCCGGAGAAAGCCTCCCGGCTTATGCGTCTTCCGGTGGAAAGATCCTGCGGGTACAGCCCGGCACCATCGGCCAGGTCGGCCTGCTCTTGCGGCAGATGGGGGTTAACCCCGGGCTGGAGACCGATGCCCGGCCGTCCCTTGGCGTGTTCCCCTATGTTACACCCTGGGGCGGGGTTGTCCATCTCGTCAACTATGCCTACGACTATGCGCGACACGATTTTCAGCCCCAAACCAACATCACGCTGAAGGTGATGGTGCCTGCTGGTGCGGATGTTTCGGGGATGACCCTGAAGCTGATGACCCCCGACGGGAAAGATGGACCAACGGAGACAGTCCTGCCCTGGAAGCTCGAGGGTGGCACGATTGCCTTCACGGTGCCGGAGGTGCGCTGTTACGCGGTAGTGGCGCTTGGAAGGTAG
- a CDS encoding PQQ-binding-like beta-propeller repeat protein produces MLFLVAGLALALVLSPLGARRLGSLQDRRVGCILALFLATFSLGVGVALARAYQARPPAPAGPRPEVLWSRTPWEGLWAYLAPRPWAHAGFAPADPAVDGDVVVFLGTPGQADILDSRDGTRIWSAAVEPPLRPLRSDTARNMWTRPVVSGRHALLRPQVGTPLLILDSGSRRVHRVDLGEPAVEVLPAEGGGFFVLTPDRLCLLDGRGAVVWSYRPQGPGAPEEEMARFSVNEFSPPGLQRRLVSTPAGLVGMSSDWLCLCDPQTGEARWLKFPRGRFAGMQVSPSGDVVYVAEAGSQGRRIIAYDSNGAPMWFRELPAECYGMVWSAAPDGLLVWVTLPGAGAAEYIGRDGRTRYRLPVPERDPVTVRYLGGVFLVASHNGVSAYRAADGHHLWTITEPPGSRLPGGYLYYLDWAVVGADLVIPRAAGLSAHDLLTGSLRWVYTPPGGFFGMAAASDAVYVTSGRGLFALRCR; encoded by the coding sequence GTGCTTTTCCTGGTAGCGGGCCTCGCGCTGGCGCTGGTTCTTTCCCCGCTCGGTGCCCGCCGGCTGGGAAGCCTGCAAGACCGTCGGGTGGGCTGCATTCTTGCCCTTTTCCTGGCCACGTTCTCCCTTGGCGTGGGCGTCGCGCTCGCACGTGCGTATCAAGCGCGGCCACCTGCCCCCGCCGGTCCGCGGCCGGAGGTCCTCTGGTCCCGGACGCCGTGGGAGGGGCTGTGGGCGTACCTGGCACCCCGTCCCTGGGCTCATGCCGGCTTCGCCCCGGCGGACCCGGCCGTGGATGGCGATGTGGTGGTATTCCTGGGCACGCCGGGGCAAGCGGACATCCTGGATTCCCGCGATGGAACGAGGATCTGGTCCGCCGCGGTGGAGCCTCCCCTGCGCCCGTTGCGGTCCGACACGGCCAGGAACATGTGGACGAGGCCCGTGGTTTCCGGCCGTCACGCCCTCCTGCGGCCGCAGGTAGGCACCCCGTTGCTGATCCTCGACTCGGGCTCCAGGAGGGTCCACCGGGTCGACCTCGGTGAGCCCGCGGTAGAGGTTCTCCCGGCCGAGGGCGGGGGGTTCTTCGTGCTCACCCCGGATCGGCTTTGTCTGCTGGATGGGAGAGGCGCGGTGGTATGGTCATACAGGCCGCAGGGGCCCGGTGCTCCCGAGGAGGAGATGGCAAGATTCTCGGTGAACGAGTTTTCGCCGCCCGGGCTTCAACGCCGTCTTGTGAGCACGCCCGCCGGGCTGGTGGGCATGAGTTCTGACTGGCTGTGCCTGTGCGACCCGCAAACAGGGGAAGCGAGGTGGCTCAAGTTCCCGAGGGGACGGTTCGCCGGCATGCAGGTTTCTCCTTCCGGGGACGTCGTTTACGTTGCCGAGGCCGGCTCGCAGGGACGGCGGATCATCGCGTATGACTCAAACGGTGCCCCGATGTGGTTCCGGGAGCTCCCTGCGGAGTGTTATGGCATGGTGTGGTCGGCAGCCCCGGACGGCCTCCTGGTCTGGGTGACGTTGCCGGGAGCAGGCGCCGCCGAGTACATAGGGCGGGACGGTCGGACCAGGTACCGGCTTCCCGTTCCGGAACGGGATCCCGTGACCGTACGGTACCTCGGGGGTGTGTTCCTCGTAGCGAGCCACAACGGGGTGAGTGCCTACCGGGCAGCCGATGGGCACCACCTGTGGACTATCACGGAGCCGCCGGGTTCCCGCTTGCCGGGGGGCTACCTCTACTACCTCGACTGGGCGGTGGTCGGGGCGGACCTCGTCATCCCACGCGCGGCGGGGCTCAGTGCGCACGACCTCCTGACCGGCTCCCTCAGGTGGGTGTACACGCCGCCGGGGGGTTTCTTTGGTATGGCAGCCGCGTCCGACGCGGTGTACGTCACCTCTGGCAGAGGGCTGTTCGCCTTGCGCTGCCGGTGA
- a CDS encoding HD domain-containing protein: MPGGLDVWEDEVLRVVEAVHRGLEEAVGVPLLLVDRQGNEVVGTDRLPEPCRLLRSCTAGGGGCREFLEGLSSYVAGSFREAAAYRCPAGVLCAACAVEVSGRALWVLVGLGDRIGMPAGGGLAVRAGRLVRAVRAVAGVAGAVARLVLSSAVLRQAAVVSVSADAGLGVEATCRRFVEALVNEGGATGAAVVKVSNGGRLVEVAAKGGSGRLALRVARASLDGREPVLAEEGGCRGAGVLVRVRGRRFGLGVAVPADGVVEAARTAFSLGKVFELAVANAVLHESARSAHEGTVRALVAAVEARDVYTRGHSLRVASLARKLAGRLQGNVDSKDVYLAGLLHDVGKIGWPEWVLSKPGQLSPEEREMVQGHPVVGAAILKRGGLRRAVLRAVRHHHENWDGSGYPDGLRGREIPMAARLIRVADAYDAMCSERPYRPALAREAALLELRKGAGREFDPALVAVFERVMGGG; this comes from the coding sequence TTGCCGGGTGGGTTGGACGTGTGGGAGGATGAGGTTTTGCGGGTTGTAGAGGCGGTGCACCGAGGACTTGAGGAGGCAGTGGGAGTACCGCTGCTCCTTGTGGACAGGCAGGGCAACGAAGTGGTGGGTACGGACCGCCTGCCCGAGCCGTGCCGTCTTTTGAGGAGCTGTACTGCTGGCGGCGGAGGCTGCCGGGAGTTCCTTGAGGGGCTGTCGTCGTACGTGGCGGGTTCGTTCAGGGAGGCCGCAGCCTACCGCTGTCCGGCGGGGGTTTTGTGCGCGGCGTGTGCCGTGGAGGTCAGCGGGCGGGCGCTCTGGGTGCTGGTTGGGCTGGGCGACCGGATTGGGATGCCGGCGGGGGGTGGTCTTGCGGTGAGGGCGGGGCGCCTCGTGCGGGCCGTGCGGGCGGTAGCGGGGGTAGCGGGTGCGGTGGCCAGGCTGGTGCTGTCCTCTGCGGTGCTGAGGCAGGCAGCGGTGGTTTCTGTTTCGGCGGATGCCGGCCTGGGGGTTGAGGCGACGTGCAGGCGCTTCGTGGAGGCGCTGGTGAACGAAGGGGGAGCAACCGGGGCAGCGGTGGTGAAGGTCTCCAACGGGGGTAGGCTGGTGGAGGTAGCCGCAAAAGGCGGGAGTGGGAGGCTTGCGCTGCGGGTGGCCCGCGCATCCCTCGATGGAAGGGAGCCGGTGCTTGCCGAGGAAGGTGGCTGCAGGGGGGCTGGGGTTCTCGTGCGGGTACGTGGCCGCCGGTTCGGGCTGGGCGTTGCCGTCCCGGCCGATGGAGTGGTGGAAGCTGCGAGGACGGCGTTTTCACTGGGAAAGGTGTTCGAGCTGGCCGTGGCCAACGCGGTGCTGCACGAGTCTGCCCGGAGCGCGCATGAGGGCACGGTCAGAGCGCTGGTGGCTGCTGTGGAAGCGCGGGACGTGTACACGCGAGGTCACTCCTTGCGGGTGGCGTCTCTGGCCAGGAAGTTGGCTGGCAGGCTGCAGGGGAACGTGGACTCGAAGGACGTCTACCTGGCCGGGCTGCTGCACGACGTGGGGAAGATAGGGTGGCCGGAATGGGTGCTGAGCAAGCCGGGGCAGCTGTCTCCGGAAGAGCGGGAGATGGTGCAGGGACATCCGGTCGTGGGAGCTGCGATCCTGAAGCGGGGCGGGTTGAGGCGGGCGGTCCTGCGTGCAGTCCGGCACCACCACGAAAACTGGGACGGCAGTGGGTACCCGGACGGCCTGAGGGGCCGGGAGATCCCTATGGCGGCGCGGCTGATCAGGGTTGCAGACGCGTACGACGCCATGTGTTCGGAGAGGCCGTACCGTCCGGCGCTGGCACGTGAGGCCGCCCTTCTCGAGCTGCGGAAGGGTGCGGGAAGGGAGTTTGATCCAGCTCTGGTGGCGGTGTTTGAGCGGGTGATGGGCGGCGGCTAG
- a CDS encoding PilZ domain-containing protein, with amino-acid sequence MDIQELYRLHLETGSGARVEVSSRGGVWEGRWVVSDGDFQVSLAAEPAGNAGESRVPDLFRADLRVHLGTGIHSFPARLRRLKGTVWRVSLAGPVKVMQKRRAVRLPVDLEVLCRTRGEEKVRAKDVSPGGILLQGAGELKVGEELELAFAEKPWSELGPVKGAVVWTQRAGDGWTCGVDFRELSWQQERLLVHLVARGLASRAARQARQVKP; translated from the coding sequence GTGGATATACAGGAGCTGTACAGGCTGCACCTGGAGACCGGTTCGGGCGCGAGGGTGGAGGTGAGCAGCCGGGGTGGGGTGTGGGAAGGAAGGTGGGTGGTTTCGGATGGCGACTTCCAGGTATCCCTGGCGGCGGAACCGGCGGGCAACGCCGGCGAGAGCAGGGTGCCCGACCTGTTCCGGGCCGACCTGCGGGTGCATCTTGGGACCGGCATTCACTCCTTCCCTGCCCGGCTGCGGCGCCTGAAGGGCACGGTGTGGAGGGTTTCCCTCGCCGGCCCGGTGAAGGTCATGCAGAAGCGCCGGGCTGTCCGGCTGCCCGTTGACCTAGAGGTGCTGTGCCGGACCCGCGGGGAGGAGAAGGTGAGGGCGAAGGACGTAAGCCCGGGTGGGATACTGCTCCAGGGAGCGGGCGAACTGAAGGTGGGGGAAGAGTTAGAGCTTGCGTTTGCTGAAAAGCCGTGGTCGGAGCTGGGCCCGGTCAAGGGCGCGGTGGTGTGGACGCAGCGTGCGGGGGACGGCTGGACCTGCGGTGTTGACTTCCGGGAGCTGAGCTGGCAGCAGGAGCGGTTGCTCGTACACCTGGTGGCCAGGGGGCTGGCGAGCCGGGCGGCCCGCCAGGCCCGGCAGGTCAAGCCGTGA
- a CDS encoding PAS domain S-box protein: MDADLVRVMGALSLSYEIALSIGQSLDIDQMLEHLLKTLVRASGAHRGTAWLLREGKQPQPAATAGPGQHRAHPPEATLRAVRQVLSLGQPDVKAEGDPEFEAACGHLTGQEKEVLLFPVGRLLVLQLVFSRTGAARDLAGVLEGLAPRVHTAALACLAYEESLAEERSGRRRAEDALARSEARYREVLDHINAGIYRSMLAGQFLDANPAFLAMFGFHSRRELGEVTWPDLYANPDDRRAFLDRILAEGSVRGHEILFRRRDDRTFWGEVTATLSGARNETSHIMGIVIDVTERKALEQKLRESESRYRLLTENTLVGVYLVQDGLFRYVNPALASTFGYLPEEIIDRLGPLDLTHPDDRETVAENFRRTLAGETGSIRYTFRGLRRDGTIITCEVLGTRAELNGRPCLLGSLMDVTERKLAEAKMEFLSTHDALTGLYNRAFFDQQLQTWKDDPSQYPMVVMVADVNGLKSINDRLGHDRGDQVLQAAAGVLRACFRPGDLVARIGGDEFAVVLPRTCEPKGEAIVRRIHEAIGEYNSSIREEDLPLSLAVGTAVAEWPDKPLGDALKAADRAMYTGKAAAGSGAPGHLVRALLSALAERDLESEEHTRRLKDLAVRLAEACGLSESRKPALATLALVHDIGKIGVPDRVLLKPGRLSAKERRLMQQHVEIGYRIARATPELAPVAEYILHHHERWDGTGYPAGLKGPAIPLPCRILAVVDAYDAMTNPRPYRPVALSPREALDELHRMAGLQFDPELVRKFLAVTA, encoded by the coding sequence GTGGACGCCGACCTGGTCAGGGTCATGGGGGCCCTCTCGCTGTCTTACGAGATCGCCCTGTCCATCGGGCAGAGCCTCGACATCGACCAGATGCTCGAGCACCTCTTGAAGACCCTGGTCCGCGCATCGGGCGCTCACCGGGGCACAGCCTGGCTGCTCAGAGAGGGGAAGCAGCCGCAGCCGGCGGCGACGGCCGGACCGGGCCAGCACAGGGCCCACCCGCCGGAGGCCACGCTGCGTGCCGTACGCCAGGTCCTCTCCCTGGGGCAGCCCGACGTGAAGGCTGAGGGTGACCCGGAATTCGAAGCCGCATGCGGCCACCTGACAGGCCAGGAAAAGGAGGTTCTCCTGTTCCCGGTAGGAAGGCTGCTGGTCCTGCAGCTCGTCTTCTCCCGCACCGGGGCCGCCAGGGACCTGGCAGGAGTCCTCGAGGGGCTCGCCCCCAGGGTGCACACCGCGGCACTGGCCTGCCTGGCGTACGAGGAAAGCCTGGCTGAGGAACGCAGCGGCCGCCGGCGTGCCGAGGACGCCCTCGCCCGATCAGAAGCCCGCTACCGCGAAGTGCTCGACCACATCAACGCGGGTATATACCGGAGCATGCTGGCCGGCCAGTTCCTCGACGCCAACCCGGCGTTTTTGGCCATGTTCGGCTTCCACAGCAGGCGCGAACTGGGAGAGGTCACCTGGCCAGACCTTTACGCCAACCCCGACGACCGCAGGGCCTTCCTCGACCGCATCCTCGCCGAAGGCTCCGTCAGGGGCCACGAAATCCTCTTCAGGCGGCGGGACGACCGCACGTTCTGGGGCGAAGTCACCGCCACCCTGAGCGGCGCCCGCAACGAGACCTCCCACATCATGGGCATCGTCATCGACGTGACCGAACGCAAGGCCCTCGAGCAAAAGCTCAGGGAATCGGAGTCCCGCTACCGCCTGCTGACGGAAAACACCCTGGTCGGCGTCTACCTGGTCCAGGATGGTCTGTTCCGCTACGTGAACCCCGCGCTGGCATCGACCTTCGGCTACCTTCCGGAGGAAATCATAGACCGCCTCGGCCCGCTCGACCTCACCCACCCGGACGACCGCGAAACGGTGGCGGAGAACTTCAGGCGCACGCTGGCCGGGGAAACCGGGTCAATCCGCTACACCTTCCGGGGCCTGCGCAGGGACGGGACCATCATCACCTGCGAGGTGCTGGGGACCCGCGCCGAGCTCAACGGCCGCCCCTGCCTGCTGGGGTCCCTGATGGACGTCACAGAACGCAAGCTGGCCGAGGCGAAGATGGAGTTCCTGAGCACGCACGACGCGCTGACGGGCCTTTACAACCGGGCTTTCTTCGACCAGCAGTTGCAGACCTGGAAGGACGACCCCTCCCAGTACCCCATGGTCGTCATGGTGGCGGACGTGAACGGCCTGAAATCCATCAACGACAGGCTGGGGCACGACCGCGGGGACCAGGTGCTCCAGGCAGCGGCAGGTGTGCTCAGGGCCTGCTTCCGCCCGGGAGACCTGGTGGCGCGCATCGGGGGAGACGAGTTCGCCGTCGTCCTGCCCCGGACATGCGAGCCCAAGGGCGAGGCCATCGTCCGCCGCATCCATGAGGCCATCGGGGAATACAACAGCTCGATCCGGGAAGAAGACCTGCCCCTCTCCCTGGCGGTGGGCACCGCCGTGGCCGAGTGGCCGGACAAGCCCCTGGGAGACGCCCTCAAGGCGGCGGACCGCGCCATGTACACCGGCAAGGCAGCCGCGGGGTCGGGTGCCCCGGGGCACCTCGTGCGGGCGCTGCTCTCGGCCCTGGCCGAACGCGACCTGGAAAGCGAGGAGCACACGAGGCGCCTCAAAGACCTGGCCGTCCGCCTGGCGGAAGCATGCGGCCTCAGCGAGTCACGCAAGCCTGCGCTGGCCACCCTCGCGCTGGTCCACGACATAGGGAAGATCGGGGTGCCGGACAGGGTACTGCTCAAGCCGGGCCGGTTGTCCGCCAAAGAGCGCAGGCTGATGCAACAGCACGTGGAGATAGGCTACCGCATCGCCCGGGCCACGCCGGAGCTGGCGCCCGTCGCCGAGTACATACTGCACCACCACGAACGCTGGGACGGGACCGGATACCCGGCGGGCCTCAAGGGGCCGGCAATACCGCTTCCCTGCCGCATACTGGCCGTCGTCGACGCCTACGACGCCATGACCAACCCCCGGCCCTACCGCCCCGTGGCCCTCAGCCCCCGGGAGGCGCTCGACGAACTCCACCGAATGGCGGGCCTGCAGTTCGACCCGGAACTGGTCCGGAAGTTCCTCGCCGTCACGGCTTGA